The following are from one region of the Mycolicibacterium diernhoferi genome:
- the purF gene encoding amidophosphoribosyltransferase — MTFSPVEHEETDPKEECGVFGVWAPGEDVAKLTYYGLYALQHRGQEAAGIAVADGSQILVFKDLGLVSQVFDEQTLAAMHGHVAVGHCRYSTTGSTTWENAQPVFRNTAAGTGVALGHNGNLVNTAELATRARDEGLIETRGVPTATTDSDILGALLAHGAADSTLEQAALELLPTVRGAFCLTFMDENTLYAARDPHGVRPLSLGRLDRGWVVASETAALDIVGASFVRDIEPGELLAIDADGVRSTRFANPTPKGCVFEYVYLARPDSVIGGRSVHATRVDIGRRLAAENPVDADLVIGVPESGTPAAVGYAQGSGIPFGQGLVKNAYVGRTFIQPSQTIRQLGIRLKLNPLKEVIRGKRLIVVDDSIVRGNTQRALIRMLREAGALEVHVRIASPPVRWPCFYGIDFATPAELIANSASNSADEDEMLDGVRRAIGADTLGYISQQGMIAATEQPATRLCSACFDGDYPIELPGETALGKNVIEHMLANAARTGIPLESAKTAGNAADALRAP, encoded by the coding sequence GTGACCTTCTCGCCCGTCGAACATGAAGAGACGGACCCGAAAGAGGAATGTGGCGTCTTCGGCGTCTGGGCACCCGGCGAGGATGTGGCCAAGCTCACCTACTACGGCCTTTATGCGCTGCAACACCGTGGCCAGGAAGCCGCGGGCATCGCGGTCGCCGACGGCTCCCAGATCCTCGTCTTCAAGGATCTCGGCCTGGTGAGCCAGGTCTTCGACGAGCAGACGCTGGCCGCCATGCACGGACATGTCGCCGTCGGGCACTGCCGTTACTCGACCACCGGCTCGACCACCTGGGAGAACGCCCAGCCGGTCTTCCGCAACACCGCCGCCGGCACCGGGGTGGCGTTGGGGCACAACGGCAATCTGGTGAACACCGCCGAACTGGCGACCCGGGCGCGTGACGAGGGACTGATCGAGACCCGCGGCGTCCCGACCGCCACCACCGACTCCGACATCCTGGGCGCGCTGCTGGCCCACGGCGCCGCCGACTCGACGCTCGAGCAGGCCGCACTGGAACTGCTGCCCACCGTCCGGGGCGCGTTCTGCCTGACGTTCATGGACGAGAACACCCTCTACGCCGCCCGCGACCCGCACGGTGTGCGCCCGCTGTCGCTGGGCCGGCTGGACCGCGGCTGGGTGGTCGCCTCCGAGACCGCCGCCCTCGACATCGTCGGCGCCTCCTTCGTCCGCGACATCGAGCCCGGCGAGCTGCTGGCCATCGACGCCGACGGGGTGCGCTCGACCCGGTTCGCGAACCCGACGCCCAAGGGCTGCGTCTTCGAATACGTCTACCTGGCCCGCCCGGACAGCGTCATCGGCGGCCGCTCGGTGCACGCCACCCGCGTCGACATCGGCCGGCGACTGGCCGCCGAGAACCCGGTCGACGCCGATCTGGTGATCGGCGTGCCGGAATCCGGCACCCCGGCCGCGGTCGGGTACGCGCAGGGTTCGGGTATCCCGTTCGGCCAGGGCCTGGTGAAGAACGCTTACGTCGGGCGCACGTTCATCCAGCCCTCGCAGACCATCCGCCAGCTCGGCATCCGGCTGAAGCTGAACCCGCTCAAAGAGGTCATCCGCGGGAAGCGGCTGATCGTCGTGGACGACTCGATCGTGCGCGGCAACACCCAGCGGGCGCTGATCCGGATGTTGCGTGAGGCGGGGGCGCTCGAGGTCCACGTGCGGATCGCCTCCCCGCCGGTGCGGTGGCCATGCTTCTACGGCATCGACTTCGCCACCCCGGCCGAGCTGATCGCCAATTCGGCCAGCAACTCCGCCGACGAGGACGAAATGCTCGACGGTGTGCGCCGCGCGATCGGCGCCGACACCCTGGGCTACATCAGTCAGCAGGGCATGATCGCGGCCACCGAACAGCCGGCCACCCGGCTGTGCTCGGCATGCTTCGACGGCGACTACCCGATCGAACTGCCCGGTGAGACGGCGCTGGGCAAGAACGTGATCGAGCACATGCTGGCCAACGCGGCACGCACCGGCATCCCGCTGGAGTCCGCGAAGACT
- a CDS encoding sterol carrier family protein, with protein sequence MMARRTADPAETRAAVLAVADWLLDGSRPEPARDELAAAVRLTARTLAAMAPGASVEVRVPPFVAVQCIAGPKHTRGTPPNVVETDPRTWLLLVTGLIGIDAPGLQLSGSRAPEIAQWLPLLTLDDRRA encoded by the coding sequence ATGATGGCTCGCCGCACTGCCGATCCGGCAGAGACACGCGCCGCGGTGCTCGCGGTGGCCGACTGGCTGCTGGACGGGTCACGGCCCGAGCCGGCGCGTGATGAGCTGGCCGCCGCCGTCCGGTTGACCGCGCGGACCCTGGCGGCGATGGCGCCGGGCGCGAGTGTGGAGGTGCGGGTGCCGCCGTTCGTCGCGGTGCAGTGCATCGCCGGCCCCAAACACACCCGGGGCACGCCGCCCAATGTCGTGGAGACCGATCCGCGCACCTGGCTGCTGCTGGTCACCGGGCTGATCGGGATCGATGCGCCGGGCCTGCAGCTGTCCGGGTCCCGCGCGCCCGAGATCGCGCAGTGGCTTCCGTTGCTGACACTGGATGACCGCCGGGCCTAG
- a CDS encoding alpha/beta hydrolase: MIDRTRLGHPLLRWAWSLVRLDFVGIPFGALFFCLSLTPSLLPRDWLFAGLIGGINGAIGYGIGVLIRKFLQRFVLRGRSWWPPSATVLRIAKAVVVAGALTVPVLMMIPAARWQRQVSELMGIEGPDTLSHMRTLVIAVLVGAACISVWRVLVDLVKLIARMLIRRWRLQNEVAFFIGTAVTAVLIVMLVNGVLYRGFLLGASQVFQPQNSTSAAGVAQPVKPEKSGSPTSFAPWDSLGYQGRNFVAGGPDADELTRLNGRPAREPIRVYAGLQTADTDAARMAVLLSELERTEAFDRELLVIIPTTGTGWVNPVAARAVESMYNGDTALVGMQYSYLPSWISFLGDREKSVDAARMMIDGIHQRWSALPAGDRPKLALYGESLGSFAGQGAFGWLPDIAESGFSGVLWVGPPHESSLWSGLVVRRDPGTREVEPRYDNGRTVRFSQSAGPADVQRIAAPHWAGTRVLFLQHASDPIVWWSPNLLFSRPDWLREPPGAGRTESMRWYPIVTFWQVSADITNASGMPEGHGHNYGDTVLDGWVAVAPPDGWTPEDTERIRADLEAKAGVDGPPV, from the coding sequence GTGATCGATCGGACCAGGCTCGGGCATCCACTACTGCGGTGGGCCTGGAGTCTGGTCCGGCTCGACTTCGTCGGAATCCCTTTCGGCGCACTGTTCTTCTGTCTGTCGCTGACCCCGTCCCTGCTGCCGAGGGACTGGCTGTTCGCCGGCCTGATCGGTGGTATCAACGGAGCCATCGGCTACGGGATCGGCGTCCTGATCCGTAAGTTCCTGCAGCGGTTCGTGTTACGCGGCCGATCCTGGTGGCCGCCGAGCGCCACGGTGCTGCGCATCGCCAAGGCGGTCGTGGTGGCCGGCGCGCTCACGGTCCCGGTCCTGATGATGATCCCGGCCGCCCGCTGGCAGCGCCAGGTCTCGGAGCTGATGGGCATCGAAGGCCCCGACACGCTGAGCCACATGCGCACCCTGGTGATCGCGGTTCTGGTCGGCGCGGCCTGCATCTCGGTGTGGCGGGTGCTGGTGGACCTGGTCAAACTGATCGCCCGGATGCTGATCCGGCGGTGGCGGCTGCAGAACGAGGTGGCGTTCTTCATCGGCACCGCGGTCACCGCGGTGCTGATCGTGATGCTCGTCAACGGGGTGCTCTACCGCGGCTTCCTGCTCGGCGCCAGCCAGGTGTTCCAACCGCAGAACTCGACCAGTGCGGCCGGGGTGGCTCAACCGGTGAAGCCCGAGAAGTCAGGTAGTCCAACATCATTCGCGCCCTGGGATTCGCTCGGCTACCAAGGCCGAAACTTCGTGGCGGGCGGGCCGGACGCCGACGAACTGACCCGGCTGAACGGCCGGCCGGCGCGCGAACCCATCCGGGTGTACGCCGGCCTGCAGACCGCCGACACCGACGCGGCGCGGATGGCGGTCTTGCTCAGCGAGTTGGAGCGCACCGAGGCGTTCGATCGCGAACTGCTCGTCATCATCCCGACGACCGGCACGGGCTGGGTGAATCCGGTGGCCGCCCGGGCGGTGGAGTCCATGTACAACGGGGACACCGCGTTGGTCGGCATGCAGTACTCGTATCTGCCGAGCTGGATTTCGTTCCTCGGTGACCGGGAGAAGTCCGTCGACGCGGCCCGGATGATGATCGACGGTATCCATCAGCGGTGGTCGGCCCTGCCGGCGGGTGACCGCCCCAAACTCGCGCTCTACGGCGAGAGTCTGGGTTCCTTCGCCGGACAGGGTGCGTTCGGTTGGTTGCCCGATATCGCCGAGTCGGGTTTCTCGGGGGTGCTCTGGGTGGGTCCGCCGCACGAGAGTTCGTTGTGGAGCGGGCTGGTGGTGCGTCGTGATCCGGGCACCCGGGAGGTCGAACCCCGCTACGACAACGGGCGCACGGTGCGCTTCTCGCAGTCCGCCGGCCCGGCCGACGTGCAGCGGATCGCGGCCCCGCACTGGGCGGGCACCCGGGTGCTGTTCCTTCAGCACGCCTCGGACCCGATCGTCTGGTGGTCGCCGAATCTGCTGTTCTCCCGGCCGGATTGGCTCAGGGAGCCGCCCGGCGCCGGTCGGACCGAATCCATGCGCTGGTATCCGATCGTGACGTTCTGGCAGGTCAGCGCCGACATCACGAATGCGTCCGGAATGCCCGAGGGGCACGGGCACAACTACGGCGACACCGTGCTGGACGGGTGGGTGGCCGTCGCCCCGCCCGATGGCTGGACACCGGAGGACACCGAGCGGATCCGGGCGGACCTGGAGGCCAAGGCCGGCGTCGACGGGCCGCCCGTCTGA
- the purL gene encoding phosphoribosylformylglycinamidine synthase subunit PurL: MTSELTHQTDTVERAAATPDHPQPYRELGLKDDEYQRIREILGRRPTDAELAMYSVMWSEHCSYKSSKVHLRYFGETTTDEMRAGMLAGIGENAGVVDIGDGWAVTFKVESHNHPSYVEPYQGAATGVGGIVRDIMAMGARPVAVMDQLRFGAADAPDTRRVLDGVVRGIGGYGNSLGLPNIGGETVFDASYAGNPLVNALCVGVLRKEDLHLAFASGTGNKIILFGARTGLDGIGGVSVLASDTFSGDESGSGRKKLPSVQVGDPFMEKVLIECCLELYAADLVVGIQDLGGAGLSCATSELASAGDGGMRVELDAVPQRAADMTPAEILSSESQERMCAVVTPENVEKFLAVCRKWDVLASVIGEVTDGDRLQITWHGETVVDVPPRTVAHEGPVYQRPLARPDSQDALIADTSAKLARPVTGDELKATALALLGSPHLCSRAFITEQYDRYVRGNTVLAEHADGGVLRIDEETGRGVAVSTDASGRYTQLDPYTGAQLALAEAYRNVAVTGATPVAVTNCLNFGSPEDPGVMWQFSQAVRGLADGCAELGIPVTGGNVSFYNQTGSTPILPTPVVGVLGVIDDVTRRIPTGLGNEPGETLLLLGDTHDEFDGSIWAQVTGDHLGGVPPKVDLAREKLLAEVLTAASRDGLVSAAHDLSEGGLIQAVIEASLAGETGARVVLPEGVDPFVFLFSESAGRVLVAVPRTEESRFRSMCEARGLPVTRVGVSDEGSSSLEVQDQFTVTLAELRATSEGVLPGLFG; encoded by the coding sequence GTGACGTCGGAGCTCACTCATCAGACAGATACCGTCGAGCGGGCAGCCGCCACCCCTGATCATCCCCAGCCATATCGCGAACTGGGGCTGAAGGACGACGAGTACCAGCGCATCCGCGAGATCCTGGGCCGCCGCCCCACCGACGCCGAACTGGCGATGTACTCGGTGATGTGGAGCGAGCACTGCTCGTACAAGTCCTCCAAGGTGCACCTGCGCTACTTCGGTGAGACCACCACCGACGAGATGCGGGCCGGGATGCTCGCCGGGATCGGCGAGAACGCCGGCGTGGTGGACATCGGTGACGGCTGGGCGGTCACCTTCAAGGTGGAGTCGCACAACCACCCGTCTTACGTGGAGCCCTACCAGGGTGCGGCCACCGGCGTGGGCGGCATCGTCCGCGACATCATGGCGATGGGCGCCCGCCCGGTCGCGGTGATGGACCAGCTGCGCTTCGGCGCCGCCGACGCCCCCGACACCCGCCGGGTGCTCGACGGCGTGGTCCGCGGCATCGGCGGCTACGGCAACTCGCTCGGCCTGCCCAACATCGGCGGCGAGACCGTGTTCGACGCCTCCTACGCGGGCAACCCACTGGTGAATGCGCTCTGCGTCGGTGTGCTGCGCAAGGAGGACCTGCACCTGGCCTTCGCGTCCGGCACCGGCAACAAGATCATCCTGTTCGGAGCGCGCACCGGTCTGGACGGCATCGGCGGTGTCTCGGTGCTGGCCAGCGACACGTTCTCGGGCGACGAATCCGGCTCCGGCCGCAAGAAGCTGCCCTCGGTGCAGGTCGGTGACCCCTTCATGGAGAAGGTGCTCATCGAATGCTGCCTGGAGCTCTACGCAGCCGACCTGGTGGTCGGCATCCAGGACCTCGGTGGTGCCGGATTGTCCTGCGCCACCTCCGAACTCGCGTCCGCCGGCGACGGCGGGATGCGCGTCGAGCTGGACGCGGTGCCGCAGCGCGCCGCGGACATGACCCCCGCGGAGATCCTGTCCTCGGAATCGCAGGAGCGCATGTGCGCGGTGGTCACCCCGGAGAACGTGGAGAAGTTCCTCGCGGTGTGCCGCAAGTGGGACGTGCTGGCCAGCGTGATCGGTGAGGTCACCGACGGCGACCGGCTGCAGATCACCTGGCACGGGGAGACCGTGGTGGATGTCCCGCCGCGCACCGTCGCCCACGAGGGCCCGGTCTACCAGCGTCCGCTGGCCCGCCCGGACAGCCAGGACGCGCTGATCGCCGACACCTCGGCCAAGCTCGCCCGCCCGGTGACCGGCGACGAGCTCAAGGCCACCGCACTCGCGCTGCTGGGCAGCCCGCACCTGTGCAGCCGGGCGTTCATCACCGAGCAGTACGACCGGTACGTGCGGGGCAACACCGTGCTCGCCGAGCACGCCGACGGCGGTGTGCTGCGGATCGACGAGGAGACCGGCCGCGGTGTCGCGGTGTCCACCGACGCGTCGGGCCGTTACACCCAACTCGACCCCTACACCGGCGCCCAGCTCGCGCTGGCCGAGGCCTACCGCAACGTGGCGGTCACCGGGGCCACCCCGGTGGCGGTGACCAACTGCCTGAACTTCGGCTCCCCGGAGGACCCGGGTGTGATGTGGCAGTTCTCCCAGGCGGTCCGCGGACTGGCCGACGGCTGCGCGGAACTGGGCATCCCGGTCACCGGCGGCAACGTCAGCTTCTACAACCAGACCGGCAGCACGCCGATTCTGCCCACCCCGGTGGTCGGTGTGCTCGGCGTGATCGACGATGTGACCCGCCGGATCCCGACCGGACTGGGCAACGAGCCCGGCGAGACACTGCTGCTGCTCGGCGACACCCACGACGAGTTCGACGGGTCGATCTGGGCGCAGGTCACCGGTGACCACCTCGGTGGTGTGCCACCGAAGGTCGACCTGGCCCGGGAGAAGCTGCTGGCCGAGGTGTTGACCGCGGCGTCGCGTGACGGATTGGTCTCGGCCGCACACGATCTCAGCGAGGGCGGGCTGATCCAGGCCGTCATCGAGGCATCGCTGGCCGGTGAGACCGGCGCCCGGGTGGTGCTGCCCGAAGGTGTCGACCCGTTCGTGTTCCTGTTCTCCGAGTCGGCCGGCCGCGTGCTGGTGGCGGTGCCGCGCACCGAGGAGAGCCGGTTCCGGTCCATGTGCGAGGCCCGCGGCCTGCCGGTGACCCGGGTGGGCGTGTCCGACGAGGGCAGCAGCTCGCTGGAAGTGCAGGACCAGTTCACCGTCACGCTCGCCGAGCTACGGGCCACCTCCGAGGGCGTGTTGCCCGGGTTGTTCGGGTGA
- a CDS encoding VOC family protein, whose translation MTLRIEMITFDCVDPDALGAWWTEAIGGDLNAVAPGEFVMLSSEGRPTLGFQRVPDPTPGKNKVHVDLHAEDKEAEVARLVGLGATETARNSFGPEFEWVVLADPEGNAFCVS comes from the coding sequence ATGACTCTTCGAATCGAGATGATCACGTTCGACTGCGTGGACCCCGACGCGCTCGGCGCATGGTGGACCGAGGCGATCGGCGGCGACCTGAACGCCGTGGCACCAGGGGAATTCGTGATGCTGAGCAGCGAAGGCCGTCCCACGCTGGGTTTCCAACGGGTACCCGACCCGACGCCCGGCAAGAACAAGGTGCACGTGGACCTGCACGCCGAGGACAAGGAGGCCGAGGTCGCCCGGCTGGTCGGCCTGGGCGCGACGGAGACCGCACGCAACAGCTTCGGCCCCGAGTTCGAATGGGTGGTGCTCGCCGACCCGGAAGGCAACGCGTTCTGCGTCTCCTGA
- a CDS encoding nuclear transport factor 2 family protein: MTNTHTAPKFTAEAWAAFWAAPDPSHIGGLLAEGIVGHWPGDPKPARGRADYLAKIAGVVEALPDLRLQLVDSATVAGDTDGEELIFLHYTGTAADGAVTIRGMDRVRTRDGIVVENVIRYDLSEL, translated from the coding sequence ATGACCAACACACACACCGCACCCAAGTTCACCGCCGAGGCGTGGGCCGCGTTCTGGGCCGCCCCCGACCCGTCCCACATCGGCGGGCTGCTCGCCGAGGGCATCGTCGGGCACTGGCCCGGGGACCCGAAACCGGCCCGCGGCCGCGCGGACTACCTCGCCAAGATCGCCGGGGTCGTCGAGGCCCTGCCCGATCTGCGGCTGCAGTTGGTGGACAGCGCCACCGTCGCCGGCGACACCGACGGCGAGGAGCTGATCTTCCTGCACTACACCGGCACCGCCGCCGACGGCGCGGTCACCATCCGGGGGATGGACCGGGTGCGTACCCGGGACGGCATCGTGGTGGAGAACGTGATCCGGTACGACCTCAGCGAGCTCTAG
- a CDS encoding M18 family aminopeptidase: protein MAASPQSLCEFIDASPSPFHVCATAAQRLTAAGYTELSEADAWPSSGRFFTVRAGSLVAWDGTAGDVPFRIVGAHTDSPNLRVKQHPDRVVAGWQVVALQPYGGAWLNSWLDRDLGISGRLSVAAGGSISHQLVRIDDPILRVPQLAIHLSDDRKGVSPDPQRHVNAVWGVGEQRSFLGYVAERAGVPERDVLGFDLMTHDLTPSAVTGVDGDFVSAPRLDNQATCYAGLEALLAARPTGQVPVLALFDHEEVGSQSDHGAQSDLLLTVLERITLAAGGNREDFLRRLSTSMVASGDMAHATHPNYPERHEPGHQIQVNGGPVLKVQPNLRYATDGRTAAAFALACRQAGVPLQRYEHRADLPCGSTIGPMTAAGTGIPTVDVGAAQLAMHSAREVMGAHDVAAYSAALQAFLTPGG from the coding sequence ATGGCCGCTAGCCCCCAGAGTCTGTGTGAGTTCATCGACGCCTCCCCGTCGCCGTTCCATGTGTGCGCCACCGCGGCGCAGCGGCTCACCGCGGCGGGCTACACCGAACTGTCGGAAGCGGACGCCTGGCCGTCCTCGGGCAGGTTCTTCACCGTCCGCGCCGGCTCCCTGGTCGCCTGGGACGGCACCGCGGGGGATGTGCCCTTCCGGATCGTGGGCGCGCACACCGACAGCCCCAACCTGCGGGTCAAACAGCATCCGGACCGCGTCGTCGCGGGTTGGCAGGTGGTGGCCCTGCAGCCCTACGGCGGGGCCTGGCTGAACTCCTGGCTGGACCGCGATCTGGGGATCAGCGGCCGGCTCTCGGTGGCCGCCGGCGGCTCCATCAGCCATCAACTCGTCCGCATCGACGACCCGATCCTGCGGGTCCCGCAGTTGGCCATCCACCTGTCCGACGACCGCAAGGGCGTCAGCCCGGACCCGCAGCGCCACGTCAACGCGGTCTGGGGCGTGGGGGAGCAGCGGTCCTTCCTCGGTTACGTCGCCGAACGGGCCGGGGTGCCCGAGCGCGATGTGCTCGGCTTCGACCTGATGACCCACGACCTCACCCCGTCCGCGGTCACCGGTGTCGACGGCGACTTCGTCAGCGCGCCGCGGCTGGACAACCAGGCCACCTGCTATGCCGGGCTGGAGGCGCTGCTGGCCGCACGCCCGACCGGCCAGGTCCCGGTGCTGGCGCTGTTCGACCACGAGGAGGTCGGTTCGCAGTCCGATCACGGCGCCCAGTCCGACCTGCTGCTGACCGTGCTGGAACGCATCACGCTGGCGGCCGGCGGCAACCGGGAGGATTTCCTGCGCCGGCTGTCGACCTCGATGGTGGCCTCCGGCGACATGGCCCACGCCACCCACCCGAACTACCCGGAGCGGCACGAGCCCGGCCATCAGATCCAGGTCAACGGCGGCCCGGTGCTCAAGGTGCAACCCAATCTGCGCTACGCCACCGACGGGCGGACCGCGGCGGCGTTCGCGCTGGCCTGCCGCCAGGCCGGGGTGCCGCTGCAGCGCTACGAGCACCGCGCCGATCTGCCCTGCGGGTCCACCATCGGCCCGATGACCGCCGCGGGCACCGGCATCCCGACCGTGGACGTGGGTGCGGCGCAGCTGGCCATGCACTCCGCGCGAGAGGTGATGGGTGCGCACGATGTCGCCGCCTACTCGGCGGCGCTGCAGGCGTTCCTCACACCCGGTGGCTAG
- a CDS encoding Dyp-type peroxidase, producing MTGPVPQQVVDPLTAAAIFLVATIDGGGEQAVHDALPDIAGLVSAIGFRDPSKKLSVVTAIGSDAWDRLFDGPRPAELHPFIPLDGPVHHAPATPGDLLFHIRAETMDVCFELAGRLMEAMDGAVTVVDEVHGFNYFDNRDLLGFVDGTENPNGQAALNATVIGAEDPDFAGGCYVHIQRYVHDMSSWRSLSVDEQQNVIGRTKFDDIEMDDDVKPANSHIALNVITDADGNELKIVRRNMPYGSVGNGEYGTYFIGYSRTPGVTEQMLANMFIGSPPGNTDRILDFSIAVTGGMFFVPTVDFLDDPAPLPAPAAGGKVRVPDQSLAIGSLKGIPQ from the coding sequence GTGACCGGTCCGGTGCCCCAGCAGGTGGTCGACCCGTTGACCGCTGCCGCAATTTTCCTGGTGGCGACCATCGACGGCGGTGGCGAGCAGGCCGTGCACGACGCGTTACCCGACATCGCAGGATTGGTCAGCGCCATCGGGTTTCGCGACCCGTCCAAGAAGCTGTCGGTGGTGACCGCGATCGGCTCGGACGCCTGGGACCGGTTGTTCGACGGGCCCCGCCCGGCCGAGTTGCATCCGTTCATCCCGCTGGACGGGCCGGTGCATCACGCGCCGGCCACCCCCGGAGATCTGCTGTTCCACATCCGCGCCGAGACCATGGACGTCTGCTTCGAGTTGGCCGGGCGGTTGATGGAGGCCATGGACGGGGCGGTCACCGTGGTCGACGAGGTGCACGGGTTCAACTATTTCGACAACCGGGATCTGCTCGGTTTCGTCGACGGCACCGAGAACCCGAACGGGCAGGCGGCGTTGAACGCCACCGTCATCGGCGCCGAGGACCCGGACTTCGCCGGCGGCTGCTACGTGCACATCCAGCGGTACGTGCACGACATGTCGTCGTGGCGTTCGTTGTCCGTCGACGAGCAGCAGAACGTGATCGGGCGCACCAAGTTCGACGACATCGAGATGGATGACGATGTGAAGCCCGCGAATTCGCACATCGCGCTGAACGTCATCACCGATGCCGACGGCAACGAGCTGAAGATCGTGCGCCGCAACATGCCCTACGGCAGCGTCGGCAACGGCGAATACGGCACCTACTTCATCGGCTATTCGCGCACGCCCGGGGTGACCGAGCAGATGCTGGCCAACATGTTCATCGGCAGCCCGCCCGGAAACACCGACCGCATCCTGGATTTCTCCATCGCCGTCACCGGCGGCATGTTCTTCGTCCCCACCGTCGACTTCCTCGACGACCCGGCGCCGCTGCCCGCACCGGCCGCCGGTGGGAAGGTTCGGGTGCCCGACCAGTCCCTGGCGATCGGCAGTTTGAAAGGAATTCCGCAATGA
- a CDS encoding family 1 encapsulin nanocompartment shell protein produces the protein MNNLYRELAPITDAAWAEIEQEASRTFKRHIAGRRVVDVSDPSGPVTAAVSTGHLVDVTPPGEGVVAHLREARPLVQLRVPFTVGRRDVDDVERGSQDSDWDPVKDAAKKLAFAEDRAIFEGYPSASIEGIRKSSSNPALALPEDPRDYPDVIAQALSELRLAGVDGPYSVLLSADAYTLVSETTAHGYPLREHLNRLVDGEIIWAPAIDGAFVLSTRGGDFDLQLGTDVSIGYLSHDAQSIQLYLQETFTFLAYTAEASVALTR, from the coding sequence ATGAACAACCTCTACCGCGAACTCGCCCCGATCACCGATGCGGCCTGGGCCGAGATCGAGCAGGAGGCCAGCCGGACCTTCAAGCGGCACATCGCCGGCCGGCGGGTGGTCGACGTCAGCGATCCCAGCGGCCCGGTGACCGCGGCGGTCAGCACCGGTCATCTGGTCGATGTGACACCGCCCGGTGAGGGGGTGGTGGCGCATCTGCGGGAGGCCCGCCCGCTGGTGCAGCTGCGGGTGCCGTTCACGGTGGGGCGCCGCGATGTCGACGATGTGGAACGCGGTTCGCAGGATTCGGACTGGGATCCGGTGAAGGACGCGGCCAAGAAGCTGGCCTTCGCCGAGGACCGGGCGATCTTCGAGGGTTACCCGTCGGCGTCCATCGAGGGCATCCGCAAGTCGAGTTCCAATCCGGCGCTGGCGCTGCCGGAGGATCCGCGCGACTACCCGGATGTGATCGCCCAGGCGCTGTCGGAACTGCGGCTCGCGGGCGTGGACGGGCCGTACTCGGTGCTGCTGTCGGCCGACGCCTACACCCTGGTCAGTGAGACCACCGCGCACGGCTACCCGCTGCGCGAACACCTCAACCGGCTGGTCGACGGGGAGATCATCTGGGCGCCGGCCATCGACGGTGCGTTCGTATTGTCCACCCGTGGAGGCGATTTCGATCTTCAGCTGGGCACCGACGTATCGATCGGGTACCTGTCCCACGACGCGCAGAGCATCCAGCTCTATCTGCAGGAGACGTTCACGTTCCTGGCCTACACCGCCGAGGCGTCGGTCGCGCTGACCCGCTGA
- a CDS encoding glycosyltransferase family 2 protein, whose product MVDISVVIPCRNAAPTLGRQLDALLAQESPAEFEIVVADNGSTDGTVALAHSYADPRIRVVDAGRRPGVNVGRNVGVEASRGRFILLTDGDDIVHDGWLEAHYRAFAGGADAVGGGLDRILEDGTILVKSRQLFPSLYRRNLFANGTNCGFTREAFDRIGGFDEEFMGGADEVDFYWRLADAGYRLTFVEGAVVSKVQHAEPHNAFTQHLNYGKGEARLIGKFRPSYLRVVVACVSLQSFIWGLAWAAGIARRRTLRIFAFNLGLLSESARLIAMRPPRQRLARLVQRIFLPRD is encoded by the coding sequence ATGGTGGACATTTCCGTGGTTATCCCATGCCGGAATGCCGCACCGACACTCGGTCGGCAACTCGACGCCCTACTCGCGCAGGAGTCTCCCGCCGAGTTTGAAATTGTCGTCGCCGACAATGGCTCCACCGATGGCACTGTGGCGCTTGCGCATAGCTACGCAGACCCGCGCATCCGCGTGGTTGACGCTGGTCGTCGCCCTGGTGTGAACGTCGGGCGCAATGTGGGGGTCGAGGCGTCGAGGGGGCGCTTCATCCTTCTGACGGACGGTGACGACATCGTCCATGACGGTTGGCTCGAGGCTCACTATCGAGCATTTGCCGGCGGCGCCGACGCGGTGGGCGGGGGGTTGGACCGCATTCTTGAAGATGGAACTATTCTCGTGAAGTCGCGCCAATTGTTTCCGTCTTTGTATCGTCGGAATCTATTTGCTAACGGAACTAACTGCGGGTTCACTCGGGAAGCTTTTGACCGCATCGGCGGCTTCGATGAGGAGTTCATGGGCGGGGCCGATGAGGTCGATTTCTATTGGCGTCTCGCCGACGCGGGCTACCGGTTGACCTTCGTGGAGGGGGCCGTCGTGTCGAAGGTCCAGCACGCCGAACCGCACAACGCCTTCACCCAGCACCTCAACTACGGCAAGGGGGAGGCCAGGCTGATCGGCAAATTCCGGCCGAGCTACCTACGGGTCGTCGTAGCCTGCGTCAGCCTGCAGTCGTTCATCTGGGGCCTCGCATGGGCCGCCGGCATCGCGCGCCGCAGGACTCTTCGTATCTTCGCCTTCAACCTGGGGCTCCTGTCGGAGTCGGCGAGGCTTATCGCCATGCGGCCACCCCGGCAACGACTCGCGAGACTCGTGCAGCGGATCTTCCTACCCCGGGATTAG